CGCTATGTCACCGGGTCCGAGTTTGGCTGTCGTATTACGTCATTCTCTTTATAACAGTGCAGGGCACGGTATTGCTGCAAGTGTTGCACACGGTGTCGGGGTTGGTATTTATGCTGCGTTATCAATAGCAGGATTAGCAAGCTTAATTACCCATTTTCCTATTGTATTCCAAACGCTGGTTTACGCAGGCGCTGCGTACTTAGCCTATATGGGTTATAAAATCTTGACCAGTAAGTCTTCAGGTCTAGATGTTGCTCAAGCAAATGCAACGAGTTACAAACAAGCCGCGCAAGATGGCTTTGCCATTGCTTTCTTAAACCCTAAGCTTGCTATCTTTTTTATCGCCTTGTTTTCACAATTTATACAACCAGAAGCCATGACGCTAACCGTCGCCATATTAATGTGCGGCACTGTATTGGCGATTGATACCTTATGGTACTTTTTTGTGTCGGTTGCCAGTGCAAAAGCAAGAGAGAAGTTTGATTTAACTAAGAAGCAAGCTGTAATAGATAAGTTATTAGGTACTGCATTTTTATTACTTGCAGCAAGAGTGTTGTACCAGCAGTTAATTGGTTAAACATTGAATAGCGTGGGATAAACTCACGCCTACAGGTGATGGTTTTGTTTTGTTGTAGGCGCGATTTTACATCGCGCAATTCTAATTTGATTCCTATTTATTTCGAAAACTCAGCTTCAATACACTTCACAAATGCTCTTAACCCTTTACCTTTGTTCACCACTTTCCAAGCAATATTTAATGATTGCGGTATTGAAGGCTCCGCCAAGGTTATTACTTTTAATGCGCCTGATTCAATCTGACTAGTTATCTGATCAACAGGTAAAAAGCCAACTCCGACTCCGGCCTCAATGGCGCAGATTTTTTGCTGTAAATTGCTTACGTATAAGTGTTTTGAACCTTCAATGATGTTTGACGACTTCGCAATAGCGTTTCGACTTGAATCGTGAACAACTACGGTGCGATATTTCAAAATATCAGACGCTTCAATGTCTCTGCCAAGTTTATTGAGTGGGTGTTCTGGCGTTGCTACAAAGGCGCTATGGTATTCGGTCAGAGTTTTTGCGCGTATGCCTTGCTGCGCTGGAACGGGATCTGATGCACCGATCACCAAATCAATCTCGTCTTCAATTAAGGCTTCCCACGTACCATTCAACACTTCTTCTTTAAAGTCGAGTTCGATGTTTTCGTGTTCAGCTAAAAATTCATAACAGGCTTTGAAAACTTTGCGCTCATCAATAATGGTATCAATAGCGATGCGTATTTTGGGCTCCCAACCGTGGGCGATTGTTTGCGTCTGCTCAGTTAATTTGCCAACAGCAAGTAATACTTTACGGCCTTCTCCAAGAAGGTGCACGCCTGCAGGGGTTAGCACAGAGCGTCGACCTTGGCGGACAAATAACGTCACACCCAGTTGTTCTTCGAGTTTTTGCACAATATACGAAATCGCTGATGGAACTTTATTAAGCTGCTCAGCGGCACTGGCAAAACTACCCCGTTTATCAATGGCGTCGAGTACCAGTAAAGCTTCTAATGTTAAAGGAGAGTGCTGCATATCACTTACAAAACATGTTCAAAACTATTGTTCAAATATTTTGAACTAACTTGTCAAATTCTGCCAGTTATTTGTTTGCGAATACCTACCTATAATGAACTCACTTCTTCAGAGAAACACTGAAAAACATAATTAACTAAATTTAAGAGAGCAGCAAAATGAACACATCAACTTTACTAAACGTACTAAAAACTGACGATCAGCTTTCGGTATTACCACTTCGCGTAGTCGCAGGTATTTTATTTATTGCCCACGGCGCACAAAAGTTATTTGCATGGTTTGGTGGCTATGGTCTTGAAGGCACAGGTCAGTGGATGGAATCAATCGGCTTAGCGCCCGGCTATTTAATGGCACTTATGGCGGGAAGTGCAGAGTTTTTCGGCGGGATCTTTTTACTAGTCGGCTTACTAACTAGACCAACCGCAGTCGCACTTGCTTTCACAATGCTGGTGGCCATTTTTGCAGTGCATTTCCAAAATGGTTTATTTATGTCGAACAATGGGTATGAATTTGCGTTATCACTGTTTGCTATCAGCGTAGCCTTGATATTCCAAGGTGGTGGTAAGTTTTCGTTCGACCGTGTTTTAACTTCTAAGTTGGCTAGCCAAGGTAAAGCGCAGCTTCAAACTGCTAGCAACTAAAATCGAAATATAAGTTCGAAAATTTATAAAACGTAAAAAGTAAAAGTAAAGAAGTCACAGACTTAGGTGACTTCTTTAAAGCAAAATATTTATAGCATTGAGAGGGTTTATTATGGGTTTATTACAAAACGGCAAATGGGTTGATAAGTGGTACGACACCAAAGAAAGTAAAGGTGCATTTAAACGCCAAGACAGTAAGTTTCGAAACACGATTAGCACAGACAGTGATAACCCTTATCAACCTGAAGCTGGCCGTTATCATCTTTATGTTTCGTTAGCGTGTCCTTGGGCGCACCGCACATTAATTTTTAGAGCACTGAAAGGGCTTGAGTCTTTAATCGATGTCACAGTTGTACAAGCTCAAATGCTAGAAAATGGGTGGGAGTTTGATGATGAAAAAGACCCGCTTTATGGTTTTAAATATGCGTATGAGCTGTATTTAAAGTCAGATCCAAGTTATGAAGGTCGCGTCACGGTTCCAATCCTTTGGGATAAAAAGACCCAAACCATAGTCAATAATGAATCGGCGGAGATCATTCGTATTTTTAATACTGCGTTTAATGAACTCACTGGCAACAAAGATGACTATAGTCCAGAAGCTTTATTGCCTGAAATTGATCAGATGAACGCACGCATTTATGACACCATTAACAACGGCGTCTATAAAGCGGGCTTTGCAACGACGCAAGAAGCATATAACACAGCGTATGATGCATTATTTGAAAGTCTAGATTGGCTAGAAGATCATTTAAGCAAAAATCGTTATTTAGTTGGTGAGCAAATCACCGAAGCCGATTGGCGTTTGTTCACGACGCTTATCCGCTTTGATGCCGTGTATTTTGGTCATTTCAAATGTAATCGTACTCAGCTAAAGGATTTTGAAAATATCAGCAATTATGTTCGAGAGTTGTATCAGGTGCCGGGCGTGAGTAACACCGTTGATATCGAATACACAAAAGAGCATTACTACGCGAGTCATAAGACCATTAATCCAACTGGGGTGATCCCAAATGGTCCTGAATTAGATTTTAACGCGCCGCATAATCGCAAAACTCTTTAAAACGTTCACAGGTGCTACCGACTTGATTTACTCGGCAGCACCGACTTTACGTCGGGTTATCTGTTTATATTAAAAGCAATTTAAAATAATCAGACCAAACATGAATAACTTATTGATTCTTATCACTACTCATCTACAAAAAATTAAGCTAAATTAGCAAACAACTAAGTTACAAAGAAACTTGGCGAGCAGCAGCTATATTAAAACTGCACAGGCGTGAAACCCAACGTCACCACTCTCACACTGGTAAAGAATAAACACATGACACAACAAACGCTCGACTACTACGCTCAGAACGCCAGCGCATTCGCCAACAGCACGCTCCATATTAATATGAGCGAGTTTTACAACGCATTCTTACCGCATATTCCTTCAGCCGAGGGCTGCCCGAATGGCTTAAAACCCCATATTCTAGACGCAGGTTGTGGCTCGGGCCGAGACGCACTGCATTTTAAAAAGCTTGGCTATAAAGTCACGGCATTTGATGCAGTTGCAGAACTGGCAGAAATCGCCAGCTTTCACCTAGAACAACCTGTTTATGTAAAAACATTTCGCCAAATTAACGACCAAAACCAATTCGATGGTATTTGGTGCTGCGCAAGTTTACTGCACGTTGCACACAGCGAATTACCCGATCGTTTCACTAAACTCGCCAACGCCTTAAAACCAAACGGTGTGTTATACGTTAGCTTTAAGTACGGAGAAGGTGAGCGAGACATAAATGGCCGCCACTTCACAGACTTAAGCGAAGAAAGTTTAAAAGCATTAATAGACGCAGAGCCACAACTAACGCTTGAAAAAACATGGCAAAGTGAAGATCAAAGACCTGAGAGAAAAGGCGAGATTTGGTTGAATGGGCTGATTAGAAAGAAATAAAATCACCTACTCAGGTGCGACTAATTATTAATTCGCATCTAACTAAAACATCCTACATCGTTGTATAAGGAATATGCTAGGACGTGAAAGATATAAAGCCAAACGAAAAACTTCAGTTAGCATTTATTTCATTTATCCAGAGAGTTTTATCTGAGGGCGACTTTGTTGCTACCTATAAGTATGCATTGTTAAATGCGATTGCCGATATATGTATAGAAAAGCTTGATGTTAGTACTAATGAGAGTCTCAAAATTGAGCATAGTTTATTAGCTGAGAAGATACTTCAATTATATTGGCATCATGCTATGCCGTTTTCGAATCTTAAGTCGGGAGCAGACGCGCTCCTCAAACAAAATTCCGGAGCGCAATCTAAAGTCATTTCCGTGTTATATGAATGCCAGCAAAATAATATACGTAGCTTAGGACAATTAAAGAGAAGCAGTTACTGGAATGAAAGTTATCGAGCAGCGTTAAATACCTTGAAAACAGGACCACTCTGGCGGCTTCAAATTCTAGCTAAGCAAGAAGAATGTTTTCTTTATCCTCATAACAAAAAACCGCAATACATTGAACTTAAGCCAGGTATCGCAGCATGCTTTAGAAGGTTTTATGATTTGGTTGTTTACCTCTCTAAAAATGCATGGTTGCAAAAAATTCAGAGCATCAAATATAACCAAGCGTTAATTGGGCCTCAATCTAAGCTCGAGTCATTTTTGTTTGGAGAGGACAGACAATCTTTAGCTAAAGTTAAGCCGTTACTAGTAGATTTACAAAAGAACCAATGTTTTTACTGTCAAAAACCATTTAAGAATGATGTTGAAATTGATCATTTTATTCCTTTTTCTCGCTACAGTAATGATTTGGCGCATAACTTCGTTGCTGCTCATCGTAGGTGTAACAATAATAAACGAGATTTTCTTGCTTCTTATGAACATAGAGATAATTGGATAGAAAGTAATCTAGTCAAACACAATCAAGTTATTGAATCTGAATTAAGTAGTTACTTTGATTGTAGTGCTGATCAAAGTATTGCAGTGAGTAATTGGGCTTATGAAGTAGCAAGAAGTAACCATGCAAAACTTTGGCATAGTATAGATACATTTGTTGACTCCGCACCTATTGCTCCTGTTTTGACGTTCAAAAAGAAACATGGTGAAAGAGAAGATAAGATTGAGACTAATAAGACTGAAATAATCGCAGAGCTAGAACCGCAACTGTACTACTTCCCTAATTTAAAAATTGCTTGCGGGCACTTCAAAACTGGCGATGAAAGTGATGCTGAGTATATGGATATACCTGATGGAGTTGGCAAGGTTGATCCTAATAAGCATTTTTTTGCAAGAGCCAGCGGTAATTCTATGAATGGTGGCAAGAGTCCAATATTTGATGGTGATCTATTGTTGCTGGAATTTATTACGCCTGAGAGTGCAGGGTCATTACAAAACCAAACTGTAGCGATTGAGAGACTGGATAGTGCAGGCGACAGCCAATACTTATTGCGAGATATTAAAAAAGCAACGGATGAAAATGGTAACTCTTGCTATCAGCTCATTGCGAAAAATCCTGACTATGAAACTTTGGTTGCAGATGAAAGTATGAAAACCTTTGCAAGGCTAAAAAAACATCTGTGTTAGCCAGTTCAGCTAAGGTCTTTAAATAAAACCTTAGCCATCTAATGATTTAGTCTAATGGGATTCGCAAGTGTTTTTGAACATTAAATCTTTGTTCAGGATCTGAAGAATTACACTTATATAAGTTTAAATTGCTTCCATTATGTACTTTGTAAGCATTTAAACAAAAGTTGGTGTTTTTCAAGCGAATTTGTATATTAGATCCTTTACCTATAAATTCCCAATGTTGTTCAGGGTCATTCCTGTTACAAGTGTAGACATCCACATTTGATGATTGGCCTGGATTAAAAGCGTTTAAACACAAATCAGGTCCGTATGCTAAGGCTAAATTATCTGAACCATACCAAGTCCATATTCCATCACGCAGGTCAGCGCTATGCCACATATTTACATTTCCTGAATCTTTATGAATGTATGCGTTAATAAAATATCCATTATTTTCGAAAGCGTAATAAATGTCCTGTGCTTTGGCTGGTTGAGTACATAGTATAAATACTGAGCTAGCTATAAACATAATTTTCTTAAGTTTCTTCATTTTTATTTCCTTTAAAAGTTTCTAAATCATCTGCCCGATTGCAGATGATTCAAGATGTTAACCTTGAGTTTCTAAAAGTAAATTTGTACTATCCATAGCGCTCTATCTAACTCTACTTTACTGAATATAAAGGATATTATTTTGAAAAGTGCAATTGAGATGCGGATAAAGGAATATATTAAGACTCAAGGACTGACGAATCGGAGATTTGCTAAAGACGTGGGAATGGGGGAGTCAACCCTATATAAAAAGTGGCGTGAACCGCAGAGTTTCACTGAGTTTGAGCTAAGACGTATTGCAAATATACTCGGCATTAACTATGAACAAGCCAGTGCATTGTGTGTCGAGACAAAAAATAGAGACTCGATTCAAGCAGAGCAGCAAATAGAGAGTATTAAAGGCTTTCATATTCGCTCTGGCGTTTTATTGGTCATGGTCGTTTTAGGCGTTGGGCTGTTAAGTGTTGTATTGCACTTATTGTCTGAAATTAGGCTTGATAAAGATGAACGGCTACATCTTCCAGAATATAGGGCGCGTTATATTGGTGCTGGGGTTGATTTGGCATCGAGTGATTTAGGCGAAGAAACGGCGTTTCATTCTTCTTTATACGATTATGAGTTCTTAGACATTACCGTTGAAACGCTCGGTGAAGACATCAGTTTGACTGGTAAGATGCGTTGGACATTAAAACGAGATAGCACATTAACAAGGTTGAGTGACTTCAGTGCCGAAGGTAAACATTTAGGTGATACTGCAGCCTTGGTCTATACCGTTAAAGATCCAGTTGATTCAGAAGTGTGGATTGGTACGGCGATGATGTATATGCCTCGTTCGGGTGATGCAAATGGGTATTGGATGACTATACATAATGATAAAGATCCTGCTGGAACCGGACCATTTGCAACTGGAACAATAGAACTTATACGAAGAGAGATGTAACTATTCATTAGGTTAAGTGAGTTAAACTAAAAGTCTGTTTTGTCCCAAAGCTATTAACAAAGCCGCTTTAATCAACTAAAGTGGCTCTGCTTGTTTAATAGGGATCGTTTTATGTCGTCTATTCAGTTTGGTTGTTGTGAGTTTAACCAAGCCACTCAAATTTTAACGCTAGAAGGTAAGGTTGTTGAGCTAGATCCTCGCCAGCTTACTTTGCTTGAATTTTTTATTGCTAACCCTGAGCGTATTGTTTCTCGGGATGAGCTTCAACAAGCGATTTGGAAACAAGTTATTGTCAGTGACAATGCGATTAATAAGCTAGTAGCAAACCTTCGAAAGTCGTTAGATGATAACCCTAAGTCACCTTTATATATTCAAACTGTGCCTAAGCAAGGGTACCGGTTTGTTGCAAAAATTAAAGAGATTACAGTTAGGGTTGAAAAAGACCATCCAGAAACTCTTAAACAGCATGCTTCCTTTTCAAAAAGCGCACAAAAATCAAGATGGCCGAAGATTGTAGCGTCTTTATGTTTGTGTTCGTTCGTTGTACTTATGAGCTATGTTGCTTATTCAGATAATCAACCTGAGCCTAAATATGGTCATACGCAAACGCTCACTCGCATGACAGGATTCAAACAATCACCGGTTGTGACTTTAGATCAAGAGTCTGTGCTTTTTATTAACTTTACAGAAGGTGAAGGACAGCTCTTTAAGGGACCAGTTGATTTAGGGAAAGACGATGTTCAACCAATCATTACCCCATTCTCATCGATTACATATTTACTTGGTTTTGATAAAAGTGGGCAGTTAGTTGTGAGAGCAAATAAAGCAGGTAAATGTGGCTGGTTCAAGGGGCTTATTGAGTCTGGCGATTTTGTGATCACAGAGCAAAGCCAGCTTGCATGTCCAAAGCGCATGCTGCGAGATAATGAGTATACTGCAAATACCGATAGTATTTATTTTATTAACCATAGCAGCCAAGGCTATGAAGCGAATAGCCTTTCATATGCGCACTTTGATGACGTTGCGTTTAATACTGCTTCACTTAATTTAGCAAAAAAATGGACAGCGTCACGGTTCGAAATTGCAGATAATGATGTTGTTTTATTAGCACATACGGCGATTGGCCACAGTGGTGTTTTCAAATTGGCTTTATCAGATATTACTGCAAAAGAATCTGAGCTTGCGTTTGAAGATAAAAATAAGGCACGTTCACATATAAGTCCTGAGTTTACGTTGCCTTACCGCTCTAACAATGTGGCTTGGTCGCACGACAAAAAAGGGGTAATTTACACGAATGCGCCGCCAGCGACACAGTTACTTTATCAAAGCTTAGAGACCGATGTTAAGCCTAAGCTAGTGGCCAGTTTTAGTGACTATATTTGTTGTAATATCGAACGGATCAACGTAAATGATGACTTTGTATTTACCACTGAAGCTGCTGACCATAACATTGAATGGCTAGGCAAGTCTGAAAACTCAGGTATTGATTTCGAAATAGACAACTCGAGTAGTTATGACTTTATCCCTGCATTTGCAAACACATCTGACGATTTATATTTTCTCTCAAAACGTTCGGGTAAAACACAAATTTATAAACAATCAGCGCAAAGTAAAGCCGAGCAAGTGAGCGATTTTAATGCCTATTTAAGGTTTTATGGCTTGGCTTTGTCTCCAGATGATAAGTGGATAACGAGCTTTGAAAGCAAAGTTATTTGGTTATTGGCAGCTGATAAGAACCTGGCTGATAGAACGATTTCATTGACGGGCAATATTTTAAGCTTAGACTGGTTAAGCAATCAGCTTTTTGCAGTGTCAGTGAGAGAAAACGGACAGGTGCGCGTTGATATTTATAATACGCAAATGCAAAAGGTTCATACCTTGGTTGGCAGCGAGCGTTTTGAAATTGATCGTGTTATGTCGAAACGAA
The sequence above is drawn from the Pseudoalteromonas phenolica genome and encodes:
- a CDS encoding LysE family translocator, with the protein product MELTTWLSLATICAIGAMSPGPSLAVVLRHSLYNSAGHGIAASVAHGVGVGIYAALSIAGLASLITHFPIVFQTLVYAGAAYLAYMGYKILTSKSSGLDVAQANATSYKQAAQDGFAIAFLNPKLAIFFIALFSQFIQPEAMTLTVAILMCGTVLAIDTLWYFFVSVASAKAREKFDLTKKQAVIDKLLGTAFLLLAARVLYQQLIG
- a CDS encoding LysR substrate-binding domain-containing protein, with amino-acid sequence MQHSPLTLEALLVLDAIDKRGSFASAAEQLNKVPSAISYIVQKLEEQLGVTLFVRQGRRSVLTPAGVHLLGEGRKVLLAVGKLTEQTQTIAHGWEPKIRIAIDTIIDERKVFKACYEFLAEHENIELDFKEEVLNGTWEALIEDEIDLVIGASDPVPAQQGIRAKTLTEYHSAFVATPEHPLNKLGRDIEASDILKYRTVVVHDSSRNAIAKSSNIIEGSKHLYVSNLQQKICAIEAGVGVGFLPVDQITSQIESGALKVITLAEPSIPQSLNIAWKVVNKGKGLRAFVKCIEAEFSK
- a CDS encoding DoxX family protein — its product is MNTSTLLNVLKTDDQLSVLPLRVVAGILFIAHGAQKLFAWFGGYGLEGTGQWMESIGLAPGYLMALMAGSAEFFGGIFLLVGLLTRPTAVALAFTMLVAIFAVHFQNGLFMSNNGYEFALSLFAISVALIFQGGGKFSFDRVLTSKLASQGKAQLQTASN
- a CDS encoding glutathione S-transferase family protein is translated as MGLLQNGKWVDKWYDTKESKGAFKRQDSKFRNTISTDSDNPYQPEAGRYHLYVSLACPWAHRTLIFRALKGLESLIDVTVVQAQMLENGWEFDDEKDPLYGFKYAYELYLKSDPSYEGRVTVPILWDKKTQTIVNNESAEIIRIFNTAFNELTGNKDDYSPEALLPEIDQMNARIYDTINNGVYKAGFATTQEAYNTAYDALFESLDWLEDHLSKNRYLVGEQITEADWRLFTTLIRFDAVYFGHFKCNRTQLKDFENISNYVRELYQVPGVSNTVDIEYTKEHYYASHKTINPTGVIPNGPELDFNAPHNRKTL
- a CDS encoding class I SAM-dependent methyltransferase, coding for MTQQTLDYYAQNASAFANSTLHINMSEFYNAFLPHIPSAEGCPNGLKPHILDAGCGSGRDALHFKKLGYKVTAFDAVAELAEIASFHLEQPVYVKTFRQINDQNQFDGIWCCASLLHVAHSELPDRFTKLANALKPNGVLYVSFKYGEGERDINGRHFTDLSEESLKALIDAEPQLTLEKTWQSEDQRPERKGEIWLNGLIRKK
- a CDS encoding S24 family peptidase, yielding MKDIKPNEKLQLAFISFIQRVLSEGDFVATYKYALLNAIADICIEKLDVSTNESLKIEHSLLAEKILQLYWHHAMPFSNLKSGADALLKQNSGAQSKVISVLYECQQNNIRSLGQLKRSSYWNESYRAALNTLKTGPLWRLQILAKQEECFLYPHNKKPQYIELKPGIAACFRRFYDLVVYLSKNAWLQKIQSIKYNQALIGPQSKLESFLFGEDRQSLAKVKPLLVDLQKNQCFYCQKPFKNDVEIDHFIPFSRYSNDLAHNFVAAHRRCNNNKRDFLASYEHRDNWIESNLVKHNQVIESELSSYFDCSADQSIAVSNWAYEVARSNHAKLWHSIDTFVDSAPIAPVLTFKKKHGEREDKIETNKTEIIAELEPQLYYFPNLKIACGHFKTGDESDAEYMDIPDGVGKVDPNKHFFARASGNSMNGGKSPIFDGDLLLLEFITPESAGSLQNQTVAIERLDSAGDSQYLLRDIKKATDENGNSCYQLIAKNPDYETLVADESMKTFARLKKHLC
- a CDS encoding RICIN domain-containing protein, which translates into the protein MKKLKKIMFIASSVFILCTQPAKAQDIYYAFENNGYFINAYIHKDSGNVNMWHSADLRDGIWTWYGSDNLALAYGPDLCLNAFNPGQSSNVDVYTCNRNDPEQHWEFIGKGSNIQIRLKNTNFCLNAYKVHNGSNLNLYKCNSSDPEQRFNVQKHLRIPLD
- a CDS encoding winged helix-turn-helix domain-containing protein, with product MSSIQFGCCEFNQATQILTLEGKVVELDPRQLTLLEFFIANPERIVSRDELQQAIWKQVIVSDNAINKLVANLRKSLDDNPKSPLYIQTVPKQGYRFVAKIKEITVRVEKDHPETLKQHASFSKSAQKSRWPKIVASLCLCSFVVLMSYVAYSDNQPEPKYGHTQTLTRMTGFKQSPVVTLDQESVLFINFTEGEGQLFKGPVDLGKDDVQPIITPFSSITYLLGFDKSGQLVVRANKAGKCGWFKGLIESGDFVITEQSQLACPKRMLRDNEYTANTDSIYFINHSSQGYEANSLSYAHFDDVAFNTASLNLAKKWTASRFEIADNDVVLLAHTAIGHSGVFKLALSDITAKESELAFEDKNKARSHISPEFTLPYRSNNVAWSHDKKGVIYTNAPPATQLLYQSLETDVKPKLVASFSDYICCNIERINVNDDFVFTTEAADHNIEWLGKSENSGIDFEIDNSSSYDFIPAFANTSDDLYFLSKRSGKTQIYKQSAQSKAEQVSDFNAYLRFYGLALSPDDKWITSFESKVIWLLAADKNLADRTISLTGNILSLDWLSNQLFAVSVRENGQVRVDIYNTQMQKVHTLVGSERFEIDRVMSKRNGGRDVIMIVNERTLYDLPLSSIFDASTIDGSIDEASELVSLNEPIPLLAAVIDENQFLYPSEQRGKWMGVELTIGAEPHFLPFDIGRELTAKDGRFVHSKLVHLSSEVHRTLAQ